A genomic stretch from Dissulfurispira thermophila includes:
- a CDS encoding ABC transporter permease, whose protein sequence is MRTAILISAVSLLVAALVFSLAFGRRVSSSIKLMSERLGADLIIVPTGSRGAAEDILLENRVKSFYMDRNVLDKIKAIKGIRAVTHQTYLVTLTSLCCSVPESMVVVFDQDTDFIVKPWLKEDMRGKIKRGEAIAGSESAFNIDVGLVDVSLFGNAFKIVGVLDKTATGLDNALFVTEDSLKDILNKSTIADFKPGKISIIFAKVQSGYDPYKVAREIEDSIIEVDAVARKDIGKNIITTLKDINMIFTIMIVLAIILSLFLTWSMFSAIANERAKEIGIMRAIGAKERHVVSLFLIEIVFVGFIGGAVGIVVGEFLYRILSKWFTIFKNLPVNLSVYEYIFIAVVGLLSGIGICMAGALSPIMRLRRLEPLVIIKED, encoded by the coding sequence TTGAGGACAGCGATATTGATTAGTGCTGTCTCTTTACTGGTGGCTGCATTGGTCTTTTCCCTTGCATTTGGCAGGAGGGTAAGCTCGAGTATAAAACTTATGTCAGAAAGACTCGGTGCAGACCTTATAATAGTTCCCACTGGTTCAAGAGGTGCTGCTGAAGATATACTGCTTGAAAACAGGGTTAAATCATTTTATATGGACAGGAATGTCTTGGATAAGATAAAAGCGATTAAAGGCATTAGGGCAGTTACGCACCAGACATATCTGGTAACTCTTACATCTTTATGCTGTAGTGTGCCGGAGTCTATGGTTGTTGTATTTGATCAGGATACTGATTTTATTGTTAAACCATGGCTAAAGGAGGATATGAGGGGAAAGATTAAAAGAGGCGAGGCAATAGCAGGTTCAGAGTCTGCATTTAATATAGATGTAGGACTTGTAGATGTCTCTTTATTTGGAAATGCATTTAAAATAGTGGGCGTCCTTGACAAGACTGCTACCGGACTTGATAATGCATTATTTGTTACAGAAGATAGTCTCAAAGATATATTAAATAAAAGCACTATTGCTGATTTTAAGCCTGGCAAAATATCTATAATATTTGCTAAAGTGCAAAGCGGATATGACCCCTATAAAGTTGCCAGGGAGATAGAGGATTCTATAATCGAGGTTGATGCAGTAGCACGAAAGGATATTGGTAAGAATATAATAACTACCTTGAAAGATATTAATATGATATTTACAATTATGATAGTCCTTGCGATAATTTTATCGCTATTCCTAACATGGTCTATGTTTTCTGCTATTGCCAATGAAAGAGCAAAGGAGATAGGTATTATGCGGGCTATAGGGGCAAAGGAAAGGCATGTAGTAAGCCTTTTTTTAATAGAAATTGTTTTTGTTGGATTTATAGGTGGGGCTGTAGGTATTGTTGTGGGAGAGTTTCTTTATAGAATATTGTCAAAATGGTTCACAATATTTAAAAATCTACCAGTCAACCTTTCTGTATATGAATATATTTTTATTGCAGTAGTTGGACTTCTATCAGGAATAGGCATATGTATGGCAGGGGCATTGTCTCCTATTATGAGATTAAGGAGGCTTGAGCCACTTGTAATTATAAAGGAGGACTGA
- a CDS encoding replication protein: MASPQVENGYTRIANELLDAMLATEFTGREFRILLAIIRYSYGWHKKEARLTVKDFHQVTGLSSEHGSTIYKTIRRLILANVIHQVADYTYQLNKDYTTWQIDQRRYNPLKKQTSDCVKADHILCKSEPQIVEKRATDCVKANHILCKSEPHFVEKRTTFCGKAGNKFRSKRA, translated from the coding sequence ATGGCTTCACCACAGGTGGAAAATGGATATACAAGGATTGCAAATGAGCTATTAGACGCAATGCTTGCAACTGAATTTACAGGCAGAGAATTCAGGATATTGCTGGCGATAATACGCTACAGCTATGGCTGGCATAAGAAAGAGGCAAGGCTAACGGTGAAAGACTTTCATCAGGTAACGGGATTGAGCAGTGAACATGGATCGACTATTTACAAAACCATAAGGCGACTAATACTTGCTAATGTTATACATCAAGTTGCAGATTACACATATCAACTTAACAAGGATTACACCACATGGCAGATAGACCAACGACGATACAATCCATTAAAAAAGCAGACCTCAGATTGTGTAAAAGCAGACCACATTTTGTGTAAAAGCGAACCACAAATTGTGGAAAAGCGGGCTACAGATTGTGTAAAAGCGAACCACATTTTGTGTAAAAGCGAACCACATTTTGTGGAAAAGCGAACCACATTTTGTGGAAAAGCGGGCAACAAATTCAGATCAAAAAGAGCCTGA